One segment of Acidimicrobiales bacterium DNA contains the following:
- a CDS encoding fumarate reductase/succinate dehydrogenase flavoprotein subunit — protein sequence MSNATPPDQVTTSPALNSKIPTGDVADMWENHKFSMNLVNPNNKRKFDVIVVGTGLAGASAAASLGELGYRVKAFTFHDSPRRAHSIAAQGGINAAKNYPNDGDSVHRLFYDTVKGGDYRSREANVHRLAEVSVNIIDQATAQGVPFARDYGGLLDNRSFGGAQVSRTFYARGQTGQQLLIGAYSALMRQVAAGTVELHSRAELLDVVKKDGRACGIVTRDLVSGEVTPHSAHAVVLATGGYGNVYFLSTNAMMCNVTAAWRAHKKGAFFANPCYTQIHPTCIPVSDDFQSKLTLMSESLRNDGRIWVPDANDDARMAAEIPEAERDYYLERKYPAFGNLVPRDVASRNAKTVCDEGRGVGPLKNGVFLDFQAAIARDGVDAISEKYGNLFDMYHRITGENPYEQPMRIYPAIHYTMGGLWVDYHLMTSVPGLYSIGESNFSDHGANRLGASALMQGLADGYFVLPYTIGDDLAGLLGQSAVPTNDPVFTEAIAGVTDEQNRWLSVNGTKSVDYYHRELGRITWEHIGMGRTKAGLIQALSEIPALRDEFHSNVRVLGSAETLNQSLEKAGRVADFFDLAELMARDALEREESCGGHFREEHQTAEGEAQRDDENFAHVAAWEWNGEGTAQTRHREELTFENVALAQRSYK from the coding sequence ATGAGCAACGCAACCCCGCCTGACCAGGTCACGACGAGCCCGGCCCTGAACAGCAAGATCCCTACCGGCGATGTGGCCGACATGTGGGAGAACCACAAGTTCTCAATGAATCTGGTCAACCCCAACAACAAGCGCAAGTTCGATGTGATCGTCGTCGGTACTGGTTTGGCCGGTGCGTCGGCAGCTGCCTCGCTCGGCGAGTTGGGGTACCGGGTGAAGGCCTTTACCTTCCACGACAGCCCTCGACGTGCCCACTCGATCGCCGCACAGGGCGGCATCAACGCGGCGAAGAACTACCCAAACGACGGCGACTCGGTCCACCGACTGTTCTATGACACCGTCAAAGGTGGCGACTACCGCTCCCGGGAGGCCAATGTCCACCGGCTGGCCGAGGTCTCGGTCAATATCATCGACCAGGCCACCGCCCAGGGCGTACCGTTCGCCCGCGACTACGGCGGCCTGCTCGACAACCGCTCGTTCGGTGGCGCCCAGGTGTCTCGGACCTTCTACGCCCGTGGCCAGACCGGGCAGCAACTACTCATCGGCGCCTACTCGGCCCTGATGCGCCAGGTGGCCGCCGGGACCGTCGAACTACACAGCCGCGCCGAACTACTCGACGTCGTCAAGAAGGATGGTCGGGCGTGCGGCATCGTCACCCGTGACCTCGTCTCCGGCGAGGTCACGCCCCACTCGGCGCACGCCGTGGTACTGGCTACCGGGGGCTACGGCAACGTCTACTTTCTGTCCACCAACGCGATGATGTGCAATGTCACGGCGGCCTGGCGGGCCCACAAGAAGGGCGCCTTCTTCGCCAACCCCTGCTACACACAGATCCACCCAACCTGCATACCGGTCAGCGACGACTTCCAGTCCAAGCTCACCCTGATGTCCGAATCGCTGCGCAACGACGGTCGCATCTGGGTACCCGATGCAAACGACGACGCACGCATGGCCGCCGAGATCCCCGAGGCTGAACGCGACTACTACCTGGAACGCAAGTACCCAGCCTTTGGCAACCTGGTACCACGTGACGTGGCGTCGCGTAATGCCAAGACTGTGTGTGATGAGGGCCGGGGCGTAGGCCCATTGAAGAACGGCGTATTCCTTGACTTCCAGGCAGCCATCGCCCGTGACGGCGTGGATGCCATCTCCGAGAAGTACGGGAACCTGTTCGACATGTACCACCGGATTACCGGTGAGAACCCATACGAGCAGCCGATGCGGATCTACCCGGCCATCCACTACACGATGGGTGGCCTGTGGGTGGACTACCACCTGATGACCTCGGTGCCTGGCCTGTACTCGATCGGTGAGTCCAACTTCTCGGACCACGGCGCCAACCGCCTCGGAGCGAGCGCCCTCATGCAGGGCCTGGCTGACGGCTACTTCGTGCTGCCGTACACCATCGGTGACGATCTGGCTGGCCTACTCGGCCAGTCTGCGGTACCTACCAACGACCCTGTGTTCACCGAGGCGATCGCCGGTGTGACCGATGAGCAGAATCGCTGGCTGTCCGTCAACGGGACGAAGTCGGTCGATTACTACCACCGAGAACTCGGTCGCATCACCTGGGAACACATCGGCATGGGTCGCACCAAAGCCGGCCTCATCCAGGCCCTCTCAGAGATACCGGCCCTGCGCGACGAGTTCCACTCCAACGTACGGGTACTGGGCAGCGCAGAGACTCTCAACCAGTCCCTCGAGAAGGCCGGCCGGGTGGCCGACTTCTTCGACCTAGCTGAACTCATGGCTCGAGACGCCCTGGAGCGGGAGGAGTCATGCGGCGGCCACTTCCGCGAAGAACACCAGACGGCCGAGGGTGAGGCCCAACGCGACGACGAAAACTTCGCCCACGTAGCGGCCTGGGAGTGGAACGGCGAGGGCACGGCTCAGACCCGCCACCGCGAAGAACTGACCTTCGAGAACGTGGCGCTGGCACAGCGCTCCTACAAGTAG
- a CDS encoding thioesterase family protein, which yields MSHRHPVKVRFYELDPYGHLNHSVYVQLFETGRVELLDEAGLGLQGLEGEGYRFVVTQIATRFLASAMGGDTLIVETEVLEIRRASSRWGQRILRADLETGTEHLLATQEVVAAVTGSNGRPTRLPATMADRLSPYLVADTTPTT from the coding sequence GTGTCCCACCGCCACCCTGTGAAGGTTCGTTTCTACGAACTCGACCCCTACGGCCACCTGAACCACAGCGTCTACGTGCAGTTGTTCGAAACCGGACGGGTTGAGCTGCTGGACGAGGCCGGTCTGGGCCTCCAAGGCTTAGAAGGCGAGGGCTACCGCTTTGTGGTTACCCAGATCGCCACGAGGTTCCTGGCCTCTGCGATGGGCGGTGACACTCTGATCGTGGAGACCGAGGTGCTGGAGATCCGACGTGCCTCGTCACGATGGGGGCAGCGGATTCTGCGGGCTGATCTCGAAACCGGGACCGAACACCTGCTAGCCACCCAGGAGGTGGTCGCCGCGGTCACTGGGAGCAACGGTCGACCCACCCGCCTACCAGCGACCATGGCTGACCGCCTCAGTCCGTATCTGGTCGCCGACACGACGCCTACGACATGA
- a CDS encoding ABC transporter ATP-binding protein codes for MSDADPRRIEGVSALSVLRRGMAASPELRVGLPQTVAMAMSVAGGKLLVPLLIQAVMDLSITNDGIHMGRAVALCVGATVLVVASIQLGKVTYFRLVRTAENVLLGLRVRTFEHLHRLSLAEHTTSRKGVLTARVTSDVETLTQFAQWGAIAWIIDSVQIVTVLIIMAVYSWQLTVVVLVLHLPLLPILRWMQSRQLVAYEDLRTRVSDTLGIVSESVHGVEVVRAYGHRESMRGRVRAAIDSQFDQQMKAARYFSLILPLSDVFGVTAIAAVIGAGVWWGDAWGVSSGQLVAFIFLCNLLVAPISELGEVLDQTQTALAGWWKILDVLDTEVDLIDPSTPLPLPVGALAVRAEAVEFRYRTGGPVLHGIDVDLAAGASVAVVGETGSGKTTFARLLTRLADPTGGRMRVGGVDLRDASPEDRRRSIRMVPQDGFLFDTSVAQNIRYGRVGATDADVIDAVEALGLTAWVSGLVDGIDTRVGERGEGLSVGERQLVALARAQLADPGLLVLDEATSAVDPETETTLERAMERLAAGRTTVSVAHRLSTAERSDLVLVFDDGRIVESGPHTELVERGGVYAGLYASWLGGTRQLS; via the coding sequence GTGAGCGACGCTGATCCCCGTCGCATCGAGGGGGTGAGTGCCCTATCGGTGCTGCGCCGCGGCATGGCGGCCTCGCCCGAACTGCGGGTGGGCCTTCCCCAGACGGTGGCCATGGCGATGTCAGTGGCCGGAGGAAAACTTCTGGTACCGCTGCTCATTCAGGCCGTGATGGACCTGTCGATCACCAACGACGGCATACACATGGGTCGAGCGGTGGCGCTCTGTGTTGGGGCCACGGTGCTGGTGGTGGCCAGCATTCAGTTGGGGAAGGTGACCTACTTTCGTCTCGTCCGCACCGCCGAGAACGTCCTGCTGGGCCTCCGGGTCCGCACGTTTGAACACCTCCACCGGTTGAGCCTGGCCGAGCACACGACATCACGGAAGGGTGTGCTCACCGCCCGGGTGACCAGCGACGTGGAGACGCTCACCCAGTTCGCCCAGTGGGGGGCCATTGCCTGGATTATCGACTCGGTCCAGATAGTCACCGTGCTGATCATCATGGCGGTCTACTCGTGGCAGCTGACTGTGGTGGTCCTGGTGCTGCACCTTCCGCTGCTGCCCATCCTGCGGTGGATGCAGTCCCGTCAACTGGTGGCGTACGAGGATCTTCGGACCCGGGTATCAGACACCCTTGGGATCGTTTCTGAGTCGGTCCACGGGGTCGAGGTGGTTCGGGCCTACGGCCATCGCGAGTCCATGCGGGGTCGGGTTCGAGCGGCCATTGACTCCCAGTTCGACCAGCAGATGAAGGCCGCCCGGTACTTCTCGCTGATCCTGCCGTTGAGCGACGTATTCGGGGTGACGGCTATTGCCGCGGTTATCGGCGCCGGCGTGTGGTGGGGCGATGCGTGGGGTGTGAGCTCAGGCCAGTTGGTGGCTTTCATCTTCCTGTGCAACCTGCTGGTGGCGCCAATCAGCGAGCTTGGAGAAGTGCTCGACCAGACCCAGACGGCGTTGGCCGGCTGGTGGAAGATCCTCGATGTGCTTGACACCGAGGTGGACCTGATCGATCCGTCCACACCACTGCCGCTGCCCGTTGGGGCACTGGCCGTGCGGGCCGAGGCAGTCGAGTTCCGCTACCGGACCGGTGGTCCGGTGCTCCACGGGATCGACGTCGATCTGGCCGCCGGCGCGTCGGTGGCCGTGGTGGGCGAGACCGGATCAGGAAAGACCACCTTCGCCCGCCTGCTGACCCGTCTGGCCGACCCCACCGGAGGCCGGATGCGCGTCGGTGGGGTGGACCTCCGGGACGCTTCGCCGGAGGATCGCCGTCGCTCTATTCGGATGGTTCCTCAGGACGGCTTCTTGTTCGACACGTCGGTCGCCCAGAACATCCGGTACGGACGGGTGGGCGCCACCGATGCCGACGTGATCGACGCGGTCGAGGCCCTCGGACTGACCGCTTGGGTGTCCGGTCTGGTGGACGGGATCGACACCCGGGTGGGTGAACGGGGCGAGGGGTTGTCGGTCGGTGAGCGCCAGTTGGTGGCCCTGGCGAGGGCGCAGCTAGCCGACCCCGGCCTGCTGGTGCTCGACGAGGCGACCTCGGCGGTGGATCCGGAGACCGAGACGACGTTGGAGCGGGCCATGGAGCGGCTGGCCGCCGGGCGAACCACGGTCAGTGTGGCCCACCGGTTGTCGACCGCCGAGCGTTCTGATTTGGTACTGGTGTTCGATGATGGTCGGATCGTCGAGTCCGGACCCCACACCGAACTGGTGGAGCGGGGTGGGGTCTACGCCGGCCTGTACGCCTCATGGCTGGGCGGCACCCGGCAACTGTCCTGA
- a CDS encoding SCP2 sterol-binding domain-containing protein yields MAEPLTDAWIEALADAARGRTVSTGITLVLEYRVVDGPAWHLTVAHGEIRVDAGPAEAPDVSFQAERATALAMADGSLDPLRAVIDGDLLLHGDPRTLVANRDVLDDLGDLFASC; encoded by the coding sequence ATGGCCGAACCGCTCACCGATGCATGGATTGAGGCACTGGCCGACGCGGCCCGCGGACGGACGGTGTCCACCGGTATCACCCTGGTCTTGGAGTACCGGGTGGTTGACGGCCCCGCGTGGCACCTGACGGTGGCCCACGGCGAGATCCGGGTGGATGCCGGCCCGGCCGAAGCACCCGATGTGTCGTTTCAGGCCGAACGGGCCACTGCCCTGGCCATGGCCGACGGATCTCTGGACCCGCTCCGTGCGGTAATCGACGGCGATCTGCTCCTGCACGGTGATCCACGCACACTGGTCGCCAACCGCGATGTGCTCGACGACCTCGGCGACCTGTTCGCCAGCTGTTGA
- a CDS encoding PIG-L family deacetylase, which yields MVAPLDPVAGRRATDWDDVVARLPEIDPWPPDGPIVLVAPHPDDELLAAGATLAAASDAGTEIRVLAATDGELSHPHLSDAGRRDLVERRLAETAAAYVAAGIEPTRTRLSLPDFGAHGDADAWGIALAAGLVPLLDGASVCLAPWPSDGHPDHDVCGRVAAIVAADAGVKLISFPVWSWNWDDPSGPQIPFPQAARFDLDSDLLDRKRAGIDAYASQIRSEDGRRPVLPAEFLAHFTRPAEVFLLPPDWLPDGCSGPGT from the coding sequence ATGGTGGCACCGCTCGATCCGGTGGCCGGTCGCAGGGCCACCGACTGGGACGACGTGGTGGCTCGCCTGCCGGAAATTGACCCCTGGCCACCGGACGGTCCGATCGTGCTGGTGGCCCCCCATCCCGACGACGAGTTGCTGGCCGCTGGCGCCACGCTGGCTGCGGCGTCCGACGCCGGTACAGAGATCCGGGTGCTGGCCGCTACCGACGGCGAGCTGTCCCATCCGCATCTGTCCGATGCCGGTCGGCGCGACCTAGTGGAGCGACGTCTAGCCGAAACTGCAGCGGCCTACGTGGCCGCGGGGATCGAGCCCACCCGAACGAGGCTGTCGCTACCCGACTTCGGTGCCCACGGGGATGCTGACGCCTGGGGCATCGCGCTCGCTGCAGGTCTAGTACCGCTGCTGGATGGAGCCTCCGTCTGTCTGGCGCCGTGGCCTAGCGACGGCCATCCGGATCACGACGTGTGCGGGCGGGTGGCTGCCATCGTGGCCGCCGACGCCGGCGTAAAATTGATTTCGTTTCCGGTCTGGTCATGGAACTGGGACGATCCCAGTGGCCCGCAGATTCCGTTCCCGCAGGCTGCCCGGTTCGACCTCGACAGTGACCTGCTGGACAGGAAGCGGGCCGGCATCGACGCCTACGCCAGCCAGATCCGATCGGAGGACGGACGCCGACCGGTGCTGCCGGCGGAGTTTCTGGCCCACTTCACCCGCCCCGCCGAGGTCTTCCTTCTCCCGCCCGATTGGCTGCCTGACGGCTGCTCCGGCCCTGGAACCTGA
- a CDS encoding alpha/beta hydrolase produces the protein MTEPTSFAVEIFSECFESTGLGAGAVDRDGETEALPILLVAGADTHCTSWTPALIEPLTALGHRVVRYDHRDSGLSTKVPTNVGYTLDDLANDALTVMDAHGIDRAHVIGRSMGGMVGQLLALDHADRVATLTLVCSTPGLGDDRLPMAADWLVDRMTERLFAEPPETGAARAAWIVEQGEWFAGSRHPVPTTDRLQIAVAEVDRCWYPESGHGVAVSASPSRLDRLDGIERPTLVVHGTADPVFSVEHALALADGIRGAELWLVEELGHELPDGLVPELLSRLRIHLNRAS, from the coding sequence GTGACTGAACCGACGTCGTTTGCCGTCGAGATTTTCTCGGAATGCTTCGAGTCGACGGGTCTCGGTGCTGGTGCCGTCGACCGTGATGGGGAGACGGAAGCCCTACCGATCCTGCTGGTGGCGGGAGCTGATACCCACTGCACCAGTTGGACGCCGGCGCTCATCGAGCCCCTGACGGCCCTCGGCCACCGGGTGGTCCGCTACGACCATCGTGACAGCGGCCTGTCAACCAAGGTCCCGACGAATGTCGGCTACACCCTGGACGACCTGGCCAATGATGCACTGACCGTGATGGATGCCCACGGGATTGACCGGGCCCACGTGATCGGTCGATCCATGGGTGGCATGGTCGGCCAGTTGCTGGCGCTAGACCATGCCGACCGGGTGGCCACCCTGACCCTGGTCTGTTCGACCCCGGGCCTGGGTGACGATCGGCTTCCGATGGCCGCCGACTGGTTGGTGGATCGGATGACCGAGAGGTTGTTCGCCGAGCCTCCCGAGACCGGAGCGGCCCGGGCGGCGTGGATTGTGGAGCAGGGCGAGTGGTTCGCCGGGTCTCGTCACCCGGTGCCAACCACCGATCGGCTCCAGATAGCGGTGGCCGAGGTGGATCGCTGCTGGTACCCGGAGTCCGGCCACGGTGTGGCCGTCAGTGCTTCGCCGTCGCGTCTGGATCGTCTGGATGGGATCGAGCGACCCACGTTGGTCGTGCACGGCACGGCCGATCCGGTGTTCAGCGTCGAGCATGCTCTGGCGCTCGCCGACGGGATCCGGGGTGCCGAGCTCTGGCTGGTCGAGGAACTCGGCCACGAGCTACCTGACGGCTTGGTGCCCGAACTGTTGTCGCGTCTCCGGATACATCTGAACCGGGCTAGTTGA
- a CDS encoding multicopper oxidase domain-containing protein, with protein MTRHRGSDHVRLPARSASPPLDHPYLADTINVAPDERYPVLVRSDELGVWVWHCQILSHVDWNDGMFGMVTGVIF; from the coding sequence CTGACCCGGCACCGGGGATCGGATCATGTCCGCCTCCCTGCAAGGTCGGCTTCCCCCCCCCTCGACCATCCGTACCTGGCCGACACCATCAACGTGGCGCCCGACGAGCGCTATCCGGTGCTGGTCCGTTCCGACGAACTCGGTGTCTGGGTATGGCACTGCCAAATCCTCAGCCATGTGGATTGGAATGACGGGATGTTCGGCATGGTCACCGGGGTGATCTTCTAG
- a CDS encoding succinate dehydrogenase/fumarate reductase iron-sulfur subunit → MSSGPVSSEHGTIINVTLKVWRQDGPDDAGRFDVHQQAISTDASFLEMLDQLNEQLNDAGNEPVAFESDCREGICGTCGVMINGRAHGPQKATATCQLHMREFRDGDEIVIEPFRAAGFPVLRDLAVDRSPLDRIIEAGGYISVNTGAASDANLTPVPKVAADMAFDAAACIGCGACVAACPNSAAQLFTSAKIGHLGLLPQGQAERWSRTEAMVETMEEFFGSCTNHGECSEACPKEISLDFIAFMNRDYMKAKVKNRALAGQR, encoded by the coding sequence ATGTCTTCAGGGCCAGTTTCTTCAGAGCACGGCACCATTATCAACGTCACCCTCAAGGTGTGGCGGCAGGACGGGCCAGACGACGCCGGTCGCTTCGACGTGCACCAACAGGCCATCAGTACCGATGCCTCCTTCCTCGAGATGCTCGACCAGCTCAACGAACAGCTCAACGATGCCGGCAACGAGCCAGTGGCCTTCGAGAGCGACTGCCGTGAAGGCATCTGCGGCACGTGTGGCGTGATGATCAACGGGCGGGCGCATGGTCCGCAGAAAGCCACGGCCACCTGCCAGTTGCACATGCGGGAGTTTCGCGACGGCGACGAGATCGTCATCGAACCGTTCCGGGCGGCCGGCTTCCCGGTGCTGCGCGATCTGGCGGTCGACCGTTCACCGCTGGACCGCATCATTGAGGCCGGCGGCTACATCTCGGTCAACACGGGGGCGGCTTCTGACGCCAACCTCACCCCCGTGCCCAAGGTGGCCGCTGACATGGCGTTCGACGCCGCGGCATGCATCGGTTGTGGGGCCTGCGTGGCGGCGTGCCCGAACTCGGCCGCCCAGTTGTTTACCTCGGCCAAGATCGGCCACCTCGGACTCCTACCCCAAGGCCAGGCCGAGCGGTGGAGTCGGACCGAGGCCATGGTCGAAACCATGGAGGAGTTCTTCGGCTCGTGCACCAACCACGGTGAGTGCTCCGAGGCGTGCCCGAAGGAGATCTCGCTGGACTTCATTGCCTTCATGAACCGTGACTACATGAAGGCCAAGGTCAAGAACCGAGCGCTGGCCGGCCAACGCTGA
- a CDS encoding DUF368 domain-containing protein, with protein sequence MTGQDSGAGHRESTGQQRSPGLREAMGMVGRGAAMGAADVVPGVSGGTIALLTGIYDRLIGSLGDGARGLGRLVRGDLRGAVLQLRRLNWTFIIPLLVGLLGAVALLAGVVEGALIDHPEPMAGLFLGLVTASVMVAQREVAWTVWRLVVTGIVGLTLFVALGWQGPPVTDPSALALFASGAVAICAMVLPGISGSFLLLMLGMYATVIDIVDERMLADAAIFGAGAVVGLSCFSTVLSRLLDERADDVLAVMVGLLIGSGRVLWPWPHGVGVVSRHADDAVGGAGLGWPDTAGGLAVPVLLAGLAVVVVLGVERLARR encoded by the coding sequence ATGACCGGCCAGGACAGCGGGGCCGGCCACCGCGAGAGCACCGGCCAGCAACGCTCTCCCGGGTTGCGGGAGGCGATGGGGATGGTCGGGAGGGGTGCGGCCATGGGAGCAGCTGACGTGGTGCCCGGGGTCTCGGGCGGCACCATCGCCCTGCTCACAGGTATCTACGACCGCCTTATCGGCAGCCTCGGAGATGGCGCCCGAGGACTCGGCCGCCTCGTCCGAGGCGACCTACGGGGGGCCGTCCTCCAACTGCGCCGCCTCAACTGGACGTTCATCATCCCGCTGCTGGTCGGCCTGCTGGGTGCCGTGGCGCTGCTCGCCGGAGTGGTCGAGGGTGCCCTCATCGATCACCCGGAGCCCATGGCCGGCCTGTTCCTCGGGCTGGTGACCGCCTCGGTGATGGTCGCCCAGCGAGAGGTGGCATGGACCGTCTGGCGCCTAGTCGTCACGGGGATCGTCGGCCTCACCCTGTTCGTGGCCCTCGGATGGCAGGGCCCCCCGGTGACCGATCCATCGGCGCTCGCCCTGTTTGCTTCGGGCGCTGTGGCCATCTGCGCCATGGTCTTGCCCGGAATATCCGGATCGTTCCTCCTGCTCATGCTGGGCATGTACGCCACTGTGATTGACATCGTCGACGAGCGGATGCTGGCCGACGCGGCGATCTTCGGAGCCGGAGCAGTGGTTGGCCTCTCCTGCTTCTCCACGGTGCTGTCGCGTCTGCTCGACGAGCGGGCAGACGACGTGCTGGCCGTCATGGTGGGCCTGCTCATCGGCTCTGGCCGGGTGTTATGGCCATGGCCCCACGGTGTGGGGGTCGTGAGTCGCCACGCCGATGACGCTGTCGGAGGTGCCGGGCTGGGTTGGCCCGATACGGCTGGTGGACTGGCGGTACCAGTCCTGCTGGCCGGTCTGGCCGTGGTCGTGGTGCTGGGCGTGGAACGTCTGGCTCGTCGGTGA
- a CDS encoding malate dehydrogenase, with protein MSATPIRVAVTGAAGQIGYSLVFRIASGALLGSDQPVILQMLEIPPAMGALDGVAMELDDCAFPLLAGMVLSDDPGTAFEGADVALLVGSRPRSAGMERQDLLEANGAIFTVQGRALNDHASDDLKVLVVGNPANTNCLIAMNSAPDVPDERFTAMMRLDHNRAMTQVAQRASVPVADVSRMTIWGNHSATQYPDLFHCEVGGRSAATVIDDQAWLEGEFIPTVQQRGAAIIAARGASSAASAANAAINHVHDWVLGTGEGDWVSMGVPSDGSYGVPEGLLCGLPVTCIDGRWSVVQGLELNEFSRARIDASVAELESEREMVRGLGLV; from the coding sequence ATGAGTGCCACACCCATTCGCGTCGCCGTCACCGGTGCCGCCGGTCAGATTGGCTACAGCCTCGTCTTCCGCATCGCCAGTGGTGCGCTCCTAGGTTCAGACCAGCCGGTCATCCTCCAGATGCTGGAGATCCCACCGGCCATGGGTGCGCTCGACGGCGTAGCCATGGAACTCGACGACTGCGCCTTCCCGTTGCTGGCCGGCATGGTCCTGAGCGATGACCCGGGTACCGCCTTCGAGGGTGCCGACGTGGCACTGCTGGTCGGCTCCCGCCCCCGGAGTGCGGGCATGGAACGCCAGGATCTACTCGAGGCCAATGGGGCCATCTTCACCGTGCAAGGTCGGGCACTGAACGATCACGCATCCGACGACCTGAAGGTTCTGGTGGTCGGTAACCCGGCCAACACCAACTGCCTCATCGCCATGAATAGCGCGCCGGACGTTCCCGATGAACGCTTCACCGCCATGATGCGTCTGGACCACAATCGGGCCATGACCCAGGTAGCTCAGAGGGCGAGCGTTCCAGTGGCCGACGTGTCCCGAATGACGATCTGGGGTAATCACTCGGCCACCCAGTATCCGGACCTGTTCCACTGCGAAGTGGGCGGCCGGTCGGCGGCGACCGTCATCGACGACCAGGCTTGGCTAGAGGGCGAGTTCATTCCCACTGTGCAGCAACGCGGGGCAGCCATCATCGCTGCCCGGGGCGCATCGAGCGCAGCGTCGGCGGCCAACGCGGCCATCAACCACGTACACGATTGGGTGTTGGGCACCGGTGAAGGTGACTGGGTGAGTATGGGTGTGCCATCCGACGGCAGCTACGGCGTGCCCGAGGGGCTGCTATGTGGCCTGCCCGTCACGTGCATAGATGGCCGCTGGTCGGTGGTGCAGGGTCTAGAACTTAACGAGTTCTCCCGTGCCCGGATCGACGCTTCGGTGGCTGAGCTGGAGTCCGAGCGCGAGATGGTCCGGGGCCTCGGCTTGGTCTAG
- a CDS encoding PEP-utilizing enzyme — MTEQREVGRGQKTYDFGTVRGRWLRLENAEDVLDLMDRETGAEGVVAVIRDAGATFLGPIFDELTGVVCTGGTIRSHIGIISREYRIPGVIAFEFDTVGVSEGEPEGAAELANDTVVELDGAGVDGVVRTATP; from the coding sequence ATGACGGAGCAGCGGGAAGTCGGCCGGGGACAGAAGACCTACGACTTCGGAACCGTGCGCGGTCGGTGGCTTCGCCTCGAGAACGCCGAGGACGTTCTGGACCTTATGGACCGTGAGACGGGGGCGGAGGGCGTGGTGGCCGTGATCCGCGATGCTGGGGCCACCTTCCTGGGCCCCATCTTCGACGAGTTGACCGGCGTGGTGTGCACGGGCGGGACCATCCGGAGCCATATCGGGATCATCAGTCGGGAATACCGGATCCCCGGGGTCATCGCCTTCGAGTTCGACACCGTGGGTGTCTCCGAGGGAGAACCCGAGGGCGCGGCTGAGCTGGCGAACGACACCGTGGTGGAGTTGGACGGGGCGGGCGTCGACGGTGTGGTCCGGACTGCGACCCCGTGA
- a CDS encoding succinate dehydrogenase cytochrome b subunit — translation MAQTTEQRYRVTPVRPRGRQWPFPLNLYQSAVGRKWVMALTGIGLIGFVLVHMIGNLHLYEGPARMHEYAESLRTLGGGLVPKGTVLWLMRAGLLTMFVLHLHSAITLSRMSGNASEKASMISGAKKYEGGRDHIAATFASRTMRWTGPIIALFILYHLADLTWGWWLGDDFVAGDPYHNVATSLGALPVAILYVVANMALAWHIYHGAWSMFQSLGVNNPRYNHLRRTLATSLAGLILVGNLSFPILTQAGLVDDDGRQCPADATYVLECLADQASDH, via the coding sequence ATGGCCCAAACCACTGAGCAGCGCTACCGCGTAACGCCGGTCCGACCGCGGGGCCGCCAGTGGCCCTTCCCTCTGAACCTTTACCAGAGCGCGGTGGGTCGCAAGTGGGTCATGGCCCTCACCGGAATCGGCCTCATCGGGTTCGTGCTGGTCCACATGATCGGCAACCTCCACCTGTATGAGGGCCCAGCCCGGATGCACGAGTACGCCGAGTCGCTACGGACTCTGGGCGGGGGCCTGGTGCCCAAGGGCACTGTCCTGTGGCTGATGCGGGCGGGCCTGCTCACCATGTTCGTCCTGCACTTGCACTCGGCCATCACCCTTAGTCGGATGAGCGGCAACGCCAGCGAGAAGGCCAGCATGATCAGCGGAGCCAAGAAGTACGAGGGTGGGCGGGACCACATTGCCGCCACCTTCGCCAGCCGCACCATGCGCTGGACCGGCCCGATCATCGCCCTGTTCATCCTCTACCACCTGGCCGATCTGACCTGGGGCTGGTGGCTGGGCGACGACTTTGTGGCCGGCGATCCGTACCACAATGTGGCGACGTCACTTGGGGCCCTGCCGGTGGCCATCCTCTACGTGGTGGCCAACATGGCGTTGGCGTGGCACATCTACCACGGGGCCTGGTCGATGTTCCAGAGCCTCGGCGTGAATAACCCCCGTTACAACCACCTGCGACGCACGTTGGCCACCAGCTTGGCCGGGCTGATCCTCGTCGGAAACCTGAGCTTTCCGATCCTCACCCAAGCCGGCCTCGTCGACGATGACGGGCGCCAGTGTCCGGCCGACGCCACATACGTTCTCGAATGTCTGGCCGACCAGGCATCGGACCACTAG